From a single Candidatus Thorarchaeota archaeon genomic region:
- a CDS encoding C25 family cysteine peptidase: protein MKPSIAMTTSILLVFVILSQTMMIAGYHNNDDLSRSTMGTPLISGIPAANQTPLQMVTVVASDPASYLDEFSYMAAVPSAVFYDGSTQYLSPLILSDGSQSEKWLLEDWAEYLGPDGGTKQLRIIGDVPSSRVADFRKTLGTSVFPYIPSKDPDEVAAMLAVSDWQSSDIAVFALSRLAITSPSSLTGSSSFSFQNDPMQIESKTVTVSSTNPVTLNFTPPAGTGWIEGSFDWPSSSLYFTHILTDPQGHIVDYSVRSQTYQERFSSYVSSPVPLKFWLPNTNAGEWKLTLFPEASVSSPVTVTGSLIYHPGHTETVVVPANAKSLSLNVSWDNSATDLNVALIDPTGRLGAWAPAGSIIANPGFESVHVPYPMEGTWTAIVSWMNATSEHNGVEMVWDVTTISPEVTPYLESAANGAVLASLLNAPLLYVTPDSIPEVTQWAIDHLGVTTSFLVDPASLHTSSLTSALDAFSFVNNLNNYKLVSQWIQALSKSHDVVVTVPHGNGDELFAPAAYSGAVHGAPVFSLCGDNNQLTSYAEATWAPYLIGPEIDIYVTSRYTTRTENGWYDERIPNRYTMQHTASSFETFLDDRGAYNATAPQSVVVLASVDEIKPSFDRSIQSHFAPGRIPAKTAALASTMVTRAALHRFLFRVADSADDALVSMYAYTEDAGFVDNNFDYYIVDQYENSTSMMEDAGFNVETHIGYQEVFSTIASQVALWTFSTHGSLTRYPTDPPDRPDGAGLFSLRDIDAPYGMETSTARDANGDHLVNPVLYEEESTHHRIESTENLEAAIGDIGSPIVIITACLLGGTRLPSMMMEHGAVAVMASPRTVYFQPAAMLSLLVMKSLTEGTDTGYALSHALSTISTDYTDPFPSGDPRDYANQHILYGDPGVHLYEPGSTPRVTALNPNTLSINGHVPSHGLPDVAALGSTDYLPTALEHNAISFDFYNAANFSEFVRFISLRRTVIIEPGTISSFSTLLAQNRDALSSFVTSGGTLVALGVTSSITWLPWSVTYNSTSTSQNVTILDPGHPLVSVPNVLSTGLSYSGMFTRFWANFTVLAESPSGDPVLIASTIGFGKVALTTINPSTSLRDSFIENVVSWSSQPSIILEKITLSEYVIWGGDHFTITLYLDDGRGHGLSGATLRVLINDTDVSTMIHEEGSGIYTIAISSDWTNQHQGIFCLEVYASKTGYDTLTAFLPKFVYIRPSPWLAIGVVGGVFALFVGLYVYRKRKLGEPLFELRRPKKPKPRRTSGFVSSSRPISKEEAERLRKEREKKERERDLKDYFGV, encoded by the coding sequence ATGAAACCCTCTATTGCCATGACCACTAGTATACTTCTCGTATTTGTCATTCTCTCTCAGACAATGATGATTGCTGGTTACCACAATAACGATGATCTCTCACGCAGTACGATGGGGACACCACTGATCTCGGGGATTCCCGCGGCAAATCAGACCCCTCTTCAAATGGTCACAGTAGTAGCCTCTGATCCGGCCTCCTATCTCGACGAGTTCTCATACATGGCCGCAGTTCCCTCCGCAGTGTTCTATGATGGCAGTACTCAGTACCTCTCTCCTCTCATCTTGAGTGATGGTTCGCAATCCGAAAAGTGGTTGCTTGAAGACTGGGCAGAATATCTTGGACCCGATGGTGGGACCAAACAGCTGCGCATAATCGGCGATGTTCCGTCCTCTCGTGTTGCGGATTTTCGTAAGACTCTGGGCACTTCGGTCTTTCCATATATTCCTAGCAAGGACCCTGATGAGGTTGCAGCAATGCTGGCGGTGTCAGACTGGCAGTCCTCCGACATTGCGGTATTTGCGCTTTCGAGATTGGCTATAACTTCTCCTTCGTCCTTGACGGGTAGCTCCTCTTTTTCCTTCCAGAACGACCCGATGCAAATTGAAAGTAAGACCGTGACTGTGAGTTCGACTAATCCAGTCACACTCAACTTTACGCCACCTGCTGGAACTGGTTGGATCGAGGGGTCTTTTGACTGGCCAAGTTCGTCACTCTATTTTACGCATATCCTCACAGATCCACAGGGTCACATTGTTGATTATTCAGTTCGGAGCCAGACCTATCAAGAGCGTTTCTCTTCCTATGTTAGCAGCCCCGTCCCCCTCAAGTTCTGGCTTCCAAATACTAATGCCGGAGAATGGAAACTGACCCTTTTCCCCGAGGCAAGTGTTAGCTCACCCGTGACCGTCACTGGATCACTCATCTATCATCCAGGTCATACCGAAACCGTCGTCGTCCCTGCGAATGCCAAGTCCCTGTCCCTAAATGTCAGCTGGGACAATAGCGCCACTGATCTCAATGTTGCACTGATTGATCCGACTGGTAGGCTTGGAGCTTGGGCGCCAGCCGGAAGTATAATTGCCAATCCGGGTTTTGAGAGTGTGCATGTTCCGTATCCCATGGAGGGTACGTGGACTGCAATAGTGTCTTGGATGAATGCGACCTCTGAGCATAACGGTGTGGAGATGGTCTGGGACGTTACCACGATCTCCCCTGAAGTAACACCGTATTTGGAGTCAGCTGCGAATGGAGCAGTTCTTGCCTCCCTTCTCAATGCGCCTCTTCTCTATGTCACTCCCGATTCAATTCCTGAAGTGACCCAGTGGGCTATCGATCATCTTGGTGTCACTACCAGTTTTCTTGTTGATCCGGCATCACTGCATACTTCAAGTCTTACCTCTGCATTAGATGCGTTCTCCTTTGTCAATAACCTCAACAATTACAAACTTGTGTCCCAGTGGATCCAAGCTCTCTCGAAGAGCCATGATGTTGTCGTCACGGTCCCTCATGGTAATGGCGACGAGCTCTTTGCTCCAGCTGCCTATTCCGGTGCTGTCCATGGGGCGCCTGTATTCTCTCTGTGTGGGGACAACAATCAACTGACATCATATGCGGAGGCGACATGGGCTCCTTATCTCATTGGTCCCGAGATTGATATCTACGTGACCAGTCGTTATACTACTCGCACAGAAAACGGATGGTATGATGAGCGAATCCCCAACCGTTATACTATGCAACATACTGCGAGCAGCTTTGAGACCTTTTTGGATGATCGTGGTGCCTACAATGCAACCGCGCCGCAATCAGTAGTGGTTCTTGCCTCAGTGGATGAGATCAAACCGAGTTTTGATAGATCTATCCAGTCCCATTTCGCACCGGGACGCATTCCCGCCAAGACCGCGGCATTGGCCTCGACAATGGTCACACGGGCCGCACTTCATAGATTCCTGTTCCGTGTTGCTGATTCCGCTGATGATGCGCTTGTCTCTATGTACGCCTATACTGAAGATGCTGGATTTGTGGACAATAATTTCGATTACTATATTGTTGATCAGTACGAGAATTCCACCAGCATGATGGAGGACGCGGGGTTCAATGTGGAGACTCACATTGGATATCAGGAGGTCTTCTCGACTATAGCATCTCAGGTTGCGCTCTGGACCTTTAGTACCCATGGTAGTCTTACCCGGTATCCCACCGACCCCCCTGATCGACCTGATGGCGCTGGTCTCTTCTCTCTCCGCGACATTGATGCACCTTATGGTATGGAGACCTCAACAGCCCGTGATGCTAATGGGGATCATCTTGTTAATCCTGTTCTCTATGAAGAGGAGAGTACCCACCATCGTATCGAGAGCACCGAGAACCTTGAAGCGGCCATCGGAGATATCGGGTCGCCAATCGTAATCATAACGGCATGTCTTCTAGGGGGGACACGTCTTCCTAGTATGATGATGGAACATGGTGCAGTTGCAGTCATGGCATCTCCTAGGACAGTCTATTTCCAGCCAGCGGCGATGCTCTCCCTTCTCGTGATGAAGAGTCTGACAGAGGGAACAGATACTGGGTACGCACTCAGTCACGCTCTGTCAACAATATCTACTGACTATACTGATCCATTCCCCAGTGGTGACCCACGCGATTATGCGAACCAACACATACTCTATGGTGATCCCGGTGTCCATCTCTACGAGCCTGGCTCTACACCACGAGTGACTGCTCTCAATCCCAACACACTGTCCATCAATGGTCATGTTCCCAGCCATGGTCTTCCCGATGTTGCCGCATTGGGCTCGACCGACTATCTTCCCACAGCATTAGAACATAATGCGATCAGTTTTGATTTTTACAATGCCGCTAACTTTTCAGAGTTTGTCCGGTTCATAAGCCTCCGCCGGACGGTCATTATTGAACCCGGCACTATTAGTTCATTTTCTACTCTTCTCGCACAAAACCGTGACGCATTAAGTTCCTTTGTCACGAGTGGCGGCACACTCGTTGCATTGGGGGTGACCTCTTCAATTACTTGGCTCCCGTGGTCTGTGACCTATAATTCAACATCGACCAGTCAAAATGTCACAATTCTTGATCCGGGCCATCCACTAGTATCAGTTCCGAATGTATTGTCAACCGGGCTTTCTTACAGTGGGATGTTCACACGATTCTGGGCAAACTTCACAGTATTAGCCGAGTCACCCTCCGGTGATCCCGTGCTCATCGCTTCCACAATTGGATTTGGTAAGGTGGCATTGACCACAATTAATCCTTCCACCTCATTGCGTGACTCATTTATTGAGAATGTAGTATCTTGGAGTAGCCAACCATCCATCATACTTGAAAAGATAACCCTGAGCGAATATGTGATCTGGGGTGGCGATCACTTTACCATCACTCTCTATCTCGATGATGGTCGTGGTCATGGGCTCTCTGGTGCGACTCTTCGTGTCCTGATCAATGATACTGATGTATCGACCATGATCCATGAGGAAGGATCTGGTATCTACACCATTGCCATATCATCCGACTGGACCAATCAGCACCAAGGTATCTTCTGTCTGGAGGTTTATGCATCTAAGACCGGATATGATACACTTACTGCATTTCTTCCAAAGTTTGTCTATATCCGTCCCTCTCCATGGTTGGCCATTGGTGTCGTGGGTGGAGTCTTTGCACTCTTCGTGGGATTGTATGTATACAGGAAACGTAAACTCGGTGAGCCCCTCTTCGAACTCAGGCGTCCGAAAAAGCCTAAGCCGCGCCGCACCTCAGGATTTGTTTCCTCTTCCCGTCCTATCTCAAAAGAGGAGGCCGAGCGTTTAAGGAAAGAACGTGAGAAGAAAGAACGCGAACGCGATCTCAAAGACTATTTTGGAGTGTGA
- a CDS encoding roadblock/LC7 domain-containing protein — protein MSSRVERINAAIRDFDTVPGVEGAALVSIDGLMIASALPESEEGRVAAISAAMLSLGEKATSELNRGTLQEIYVKGDRGYTLLTAVGDTALLLVLARAEAQLGLIFVDMKRMAETLVEIL, from the coding sequence ATGTCGAGTCGTGTCGAACGAATCAATGCAGCAATCCGGGACTTTGACACCGTGCCGGGTGTTGAGGGTGCCGCTCTTGTATCAATTGATGGACTGATGATTGCCTCAGCTCTTCCAGAGAGCGAAGAGGGGCGAGTCGCTGCAATTAGTGCTGCAATGTTATCACTTGGAGAAAAGGCCACAAGTGAACTCAATCGTGGTACTCTTCAGGAAATCTATGTCAAGGGTGATCGTGGGTATACGCTTCTCACAGCAGTGGGTGATACAGCTCTATTGCTTGTCCTAGCAAGGGCTGAAGCACAGCTTGGTCTCATCTTTGTTGATATGAAGCGGATGGCAGAGACTCTAGTAGAAATCCTGTAG
- the coaBC gene encoding bifunctional phosphopantothenoylcysteine decarboxylase/phosphopantothenate--cysteine ligase CoaBC — protein sequence MEHTSKLIIGSKSKILDGKKIALCVTGSVAAVESVALARALMRHGAEVYPIMSNSAQKIIHPYALEWATGNPVVTELTGQIEHVTLAGKHADHVDLVLVAPSTANTIGKVANGIDDTPVTTTLSSAIGAGIPVIIVPAMHKSMYEHPAVLDNLQKLQQLNVRIINPRMEEAKAKIPDVNTIVDYVLATLGPNDLVGKHFVVTAGPTRGWIDRVRFITNPSSGKMGIAITKEILLRGGTVTLILGPTCLTPPTLAETVHVETSKEMLDAVIAALDRVRVDALISAAAILDFTPAQTEDRKRPSGEKYSIELVPTEKVIDAARHHQKDLFIVGFKVESGVTDEELVERARKKIDAKICNLVIGNDAQRSGVAFGTDTNEVLIVGEKGLIEKIPLAPKSEIARRVVNTIVERLKEHQH from the coding sequence ATGGAACATACATCCAAGTTGATAATTGGAAGCAAGAGCAAAATCCTTGATGGGAAAAAAATAGCACTGTGCGTCACTGGAAGCGTAGCTGCTGTCGAATCGGTAGCACTTGCACGAGCCCTCATGCGACACGGAGCTGAGGTCTATCCGATCATGAGCAATAGCGCACAGAAAATCATCCATCCGTATGCTCTTGAATGGGCCACAGGGAACCCGGTGGTCACGGAGCTGACCGGACAGATAGAGCATGTGACGCTTGCTGGAAAGCACGCAGACCACGTTGATCTTGTGCTCGTTGCCCCATCCACTGCCAATACGATCGGAAAGGTGGCCAATGGCATTGACGACACACCGGTGACCACGACCCTCTCATCAGCGATCGGTGCAGGGATACCAGTCATCATTGTTCCTGCCATGCACAAATCAATGTACGAACACCCTGCCGTCTTGGACAACCTACAAAAACTCCAACAGCTCAATGTCCGCATAATCAATCCGCGAATGGAGGAGGCAAAGGCCAAGATTCCCGATGTGAATACAATAGTGGATTATGTACTTGCAACATTGGGGCCGAACGATCTTGTGGGAAAACACTTTGTCGTGACAGCAGGTCCTACTCGGGGATGGATTGATCGAGTACGATTCATCACAAACCCTTCATCGGGAAAGATGGGGATTGCAATTACAAAGGAGATTCTACTCAGAGGAGGAACCGTCACCCTCATCTTAGGGCCAACATGCCTCACCCCCCCGACTCTAGCTGAGACAGTACATGTAGAAACCTCCAAGGAGATGCTTGATGCAGTCATAGCCGCACTGGACCGAGTCAGAGTGGATGCATTGATCTCCGCTGCGGCAATTCTTGACTTTACGCCTGCGCAGACAGAAGATCGAAAGAGACCCTCAGGAGAGAAGTACTCGATTGAGCTGGTGCCTACTGAAAAGGTGATAGACGCTGCCAGACATCATCAGAAAGATCTCTTCATTGTCGGATTCAAAGTGGAGTCAGGAGTGACTGATGAGGAGCTTGTAGAGAGAGCCCGGAAAAAGATAGATGCAAAGATCTGCAACCTCGTAATAGGGAATGACGCACAACGATCAGGAGTGGCCTTTGGTACTGACACTAACGAGGTCCTCATCGTGGGAGAGAAGGGGCTCATTGAGAAGATTCCGCTTGCACCAAAGAGTGAGATCGCAAGACGTGTGGTAAATACAATAGTAGAGAGATTGAAAGAGCATCAGCACTAG
- a CDS encoding phosphopantothenate/pantothenate synthetase, which yields MEVPPDHPRKVSLDIRHRLIEGFHQNVVATAGLLAHGRGEAFDYLIGERTTENARIAARTAVAAMLLAEHPVISVNGNACSLVPTELVELSQLTGAPLEINLFYYRKEREDAILTALREAGADTILGTADRPSTTIPELSSNRRKVDPDGIAKADLVLVPLEDGDRTEALRRIGKRVVTIDLNPMSRTALFSHITIVDNIVRALPLMVEFARELKDSTKDELTAMISAFDNSQNLREAITLILTHLQEQSLTIAEALTKGSLTTGGQ from the coding sequence ATTGAGGTTCCCCCCGATCATCCCCGCAAGGTATCCCTTGATATCAGACACCGACTGATCGAGGGTTTCCACCAGAATGTAGTTGCTACAGCCGGGCTTCTTGCCCATGGTCGCGGAGAGGCCTTTGATTATCTCATTGGGGAGAGGACGACCGAGAACGCACGGATCGCAGCACGAACTGCTGTTGCGGCGATGCTTCTGGCCGAACATCCTGTCATCAGTGTAAACGGGAATGCCTGTTCGCTTGTGCCCACGGAGCTTGTAGAACTATCACAACTCACCGGAGCCCCATTGGAGATCAATCTGTTCTATTACCGTAAGGAACGAGAAGATGCTATATTGACGGCGCTGCGGGAAGCAGGCGCAGATACGATACTTGGGACTGCTGATCGGCCATCCACCACTATTCCCGAGTTGAGTAGTAACCGGCGCAAGGTCGATCCTGACGGGATTGCCAAGGCGGATCTGGTACTTGTCCCTCTTGAGGATGGCGATCGTACTGAGGCATTGCGTCGTATAGGTAAGAGAGTGGTCACCATTGACCTGAATCCCATGAGCCGGACCGCACTCTTTTCACACATTACTATTGTCGATAATATTGTGCGCGCACTCCCACTAATGGTCGAGTTCGCTCGTGAGCTAAAGGACTCCACAAAAGATGAACTAACAGCAATGATATCCGCGTTTGATAATTCACAGAATCTACGTGAGGCGATTACACTGATTCTCACTCATCTTCAAGAACAATCACTGACCATCGCTGAGGCTCTGACGAAGGGCTCTCTTACAACAGGAGGTCAATAA
- a CDS encoding 2-dehydropantoate 2-reductase, producing MHVVIMGAGAIGSLYGGLLSLSGIDVTLVGRPPHVSRIRSSGLVISGVLGDHTAHPKAIDDPTNIDHADFVFITTKSYDTVAAARAVRHLVDNGAALVVLQNGLGTERLVEQDLGTQRVLRATTCMGAQLVEPGHVHITGTGITEIGSHHDENRALVESVVAIIKAAGFHARSSENMDGVVWTKTLVNCGINPVGALTGLTNGEIYQNKMLRGLVISLINETMSVVDALGVTLTTDDPIRYTLGTAKATGANLNSMLQDILASKRTEIDYITGAVIEIARELGISLPVSETVYALVKALEAKKVGTAALSSDFVSVEDLVHVLAVTN from the coding sequence ATGCATGTGGTAATAATGGGTGCAGGAGCCATCGGTAGTCTCTATGGTGGCCTACTCAGTCTCTCTGGCATTGATGTCACCCTTGTTGGACGACCTCCTCACGTGAGTCGTATTCGTTCTTCAGGTCTTGTCATATCAGGTGTGCTGGGTGATCATACTGCACATCCTAAGGCAATTGATGATCCTACGAATATAGACCATGCTGATTTCGTGTTCATCACAACCAAGTCGTACGACACGGTTGCAGCCGCGCGGGCGGTCCGCCATCTTGTCGATAATGGTGCTGCGCTCGTCGTGTTGCAAAATGGTCTTGGTACCGAAAGACTGGTAGAGCAGGATCTTGGTACACAACGGGTGCTGCGCGCTACGACTTGCATGGGTGCGCAATTGGTTGAACCCGGACATGTTCATATCACTGGTACTGGTATCACCGAGATTGGTTCGCATCATGATGAGAACCGTGCATTAGTAGAATCAGTCGTGGCCATTATCAAGGCTGCTGGTTTCCATGCGCGAAGTTCTGAGAATATGGATGGCGTGGTGTGGACCAAGACGCTCGTCAATTGTGGAATCAATCCCGTTGGCGCACTGACCGGATTGACCAATGGGGAGATCTACCAAAATAAGATGTTACGCGGTCTTGTGATCAGTCTCATCAATGAGACCATGTCCGTAGTGGACGCACTTGGTGTGACCCTGACGACTGACGATCCTATTCGCTATACGCTTGGGACTGCAAAGGCAACTGGTGCAAATCTCAACTCAATGCTCCAAGACATTCTTGCAAGTAAACGTACAGAGATCGACTATATCACTGGTGCAGTAATTGAGATCGCTCGTGAATTGGGGATCTCTTTACCCGTGAGCGAAACAGTCTATGCGCTGGTCAAGGCACTTGAGGCCAAGAAGGTCGGTACTGCTGCTCTATCATCAGATTTCGTCTCTGTGGAAGATCTTGTTCATGTGCTAGCAGTCACCAACTAG